From the genome of Pseudomonas yamanorum, one region includes:
- the lgt gene encoding prolipoprotein diacylglyceryl transferase, whose translation MLPYPQINPVAVAIGPLQIHWYGLMYLIGIGGAWLLASRRLNRFDPTWTKEKLSDMVFWMSMGVIVGGRLGYVLFYDLPAYIANPTLIFEVWKGGMAFHGGFVGVMIAAWWFGRRNGKSFFQLMDFVAPFVPIGLGAGRIGNFINAELWGKPTDVPWAMVFPPFSDPAQLPRHPSQLYQFALEGVALFLILYIFSRKPRPTMAVSGMFALFYGIFRFIVEFVRVPDAQLGYLAWGWLTMGQILSLPMIIAGLGLLWWAYNRPQGIKNTAL comes from the coding sequence ATGCTGCCTTACCCGCAGATCAACCCGGTGGCCGTGGCCATCGGTCCGCTGCAAATCCACTGGTACGGGTTGATGTACCTGATCGGCATCGGCGGTGCCTGGTTGCTGGCTTCCCGGCGCCTGAACCGTTTCGATCCGACCTGGACCAAGGAGAAGCTCTCCGACATGGTGTTCTGGATGTCGATGGGGGTCATCGTCGGCGGACGCCTGGGGTATGTGCTGTTCTACGACCTGCCAGCCTACATCGCCAACCCGACGCTGATCTTCGAGGTGTGGAAGGGCGGCATGGCGTTCCACGGCGGGTTTGTGGGGGTGATGATCGCCGCCTGGTGGTTTGGCCGGCGTAACGGCAAGTCGTTCTTCCAGCTGATGGACTTCGTCGCACCGTTCGTGCCGATTGGCCTGGGCGCCGGGCGCATCGGTAACTTCATCAATGCCGAATTGTGGGGCAAGCCGACCGACGTGCCGTGGGCCATGGTGTTCCCGCCGTTCAGCGACCCGGCGCAATTGCCGCGTCACCCGTCGCAGCTGTACCAGTTCGCCCTGGAAGGTGTGGCGCTGTTCCTGATCCTCTATATCTTTTCGCGCAAGCCACGCCCAACCATGGCCGTGTCGGGCATGTTCGCGCTGTTCTACGGGATCTTCCGCTTTATCGTCGAGTTCGTGCGGGTGCCGGATGCGCAGCTGGGCTACCTGGCGTGGGGCTGGTTGACCATGGGTCAGATTCTCAGCCTGCCGATGATCATCGCCGGCCTGGGCCTGCTGTGGTGGGCTTACAATCGCCCGCAAGGCATCAAGAACACCGCGCTTTAA
- a CDS encoding thymidylate synthase, translating into MKQYLELLNDVVTNGLTKGDRTGTGTKAVFARQFRHSLADGFPLLTTKKLHFKSIANELIWMLSGNTNIKWLNENGVKIWDEWATEDGDLGPVYGEQWTAWPTKDGGKINQIDYMVETLKTNPNSRRILFHGWNVEYLPDETKSPQQNARDGKQALPPCHLLYQAFVHDGHLSMQLYIRSSDVFLGLPYNTAALALLTHMLAQQCDLIPHEIIVTTGDTHAYSNHMEQIQTQLARTPKKLPELVIKRKPASIYDYKFEDFEIVGYDADPSIKADVAI; encoded by the coding sequence ATGAAGCAATATCTCGAACTACTGAACGATGTCGTGACCAATGGCCTGACCAAGGGCGACCGCACCGGCACCGGCACCAAGGCCGTGTTTGCCCGTCAGTTTCGGCATAGCTTGGCCGACGGCTTCCCGCTGCTGACCACCAAGAAGCTTCACTTCAAAAGCATCGCCAACGAATTGATCTGGATGTTGAGTGGCAACACCAACATCAAGTGGCTGAACGAGAATGGCGTAAAGATCTGGGACGAATGGGCCACCGAAGACGGTGACCTGGGCCCGGTGTACGGCGAGCAGTGGACCGCGTGGCCAACCAAGGACGGCGGCAAGATCAACCAGATCGACTACATGGTCGAGACCCTGAAGACCAACCCCAACAGCCGCCGCATCCTGTTCCACGGCTGGAACGTCGAGTACCTGCCGGACGAGACCAAGAGCCCCCAGCAAAACGCCCGGGACGGCAAGCAAGCGCTGCCGCCTTGCCACCTGCTGTACCAGGCCTTTGTGCATGACGGACATCTGTCGATGCAGTTGTACATCCGCAGCTCCGACGTGTTCCTCGGCCTGCCGTACAACACTGCGGCCCTGGCGCTGCTGACCCATATGCTGGCCCAGCAGTGCGACCTGATCCCTCACGAGATCATCGTCACCACGGGCGACACCCATGCCTACAGCAACCATATGGAACAGATCCAGACCCAGCTGGCGCGCACGCCGAAGAAGCTGCCGGAACTGGTGATCAAGCGCAAACCTGCGTCGATCTACGATTACAAATTCGAAGACTTTGAAATCGTGGGCTATGACGCTGATCCGAGCATCAAGGCCGACGTGGCTATCTAA
- the cadR gene encoding Cd(II)/Pb(II)-responsive transcriptional regulator: protein MKIGELAKLTDCQVETIRYYEKEGLLPPPARSDGNYRLYTQAHTERLVFIRNCRSLDMTLEEIRSLLGLRDSPQDQCESVNALIDEHIHHVKARIDGLLALQEQLLDLRQRCGGGPDLDQCGILQRLEVSGSVAASEAEPSHVGRSHGH, encoded by the coding sequence ATGAAGATCGGCGAATTGGCAAAATTGACGGATTGCCAGGTGGAAACCATCCGTTATTACGAGAAAGAAGGCCTGCTGCCGCCGCCTGCGCGCAGTGACGGTAATTACCGGCTGTACACCCAGGCGCACACCGAACGGCTGGTGTTTATCCGCAACTGCCGCAGTCTGGACATGACCCTTGAGGAAATTCGTAGCCTGCTGGGCCTGCGGGACAGTCCTCAGGACCAGTGCGAAAGCGTGAATGCATTGATTGATGAGCACATCCACCACGTGAAGGCGCGGATCGACGGGCTGCTGGCGTTGCAGGAACAGTTGCTTGACCTGCGCCAACGCTGCGGCGGCGGGCCGGATCTGGATCAGTGCGGGATTTTGCAGCGGCTGGAGGTCAGCGGGAGTGTCGCGGCCAGCGAGGCTGAGCCCTCACATGTAGGCAGAAGCCACGGCCATTGA
- a CDS encoding heavy metal translocating P-type ATPase, with product MSDSIHTPHKHDHDHDHDHAHDHGPKLKPVQKHDHGSHGDSCCSSKAAPTLVKLTEAPTAGSRLSTFRIEAMDCPTEQTLIQNKLGKLAGVQQLEFNLINRILGVTHDLPTTAPIIDAIKSLGMQADPIEEGVTPAEPPAKKHWWPLAVSGVGALGAEVLHFTNAAPTWVIALVALISIFSGGLTTYKKGWIALKNLNLNINALMSIAVTGAILIGQWPEAAMVMFLFTVAELIEAKSLDRARNAISGLMQMTPEQATVRQADGSWVEQDVKVIELGSIVRVRPGERIGLDGEVTSGQSTIDQAPITGESLPIEKTVGDKVFAGTINQAGSLEYKVTAAANNSTLARIIHAVEQAQGARAPTQRFVDTFAKVYTPAVFIFALGVALIPPLFMGGVWFEWVYRALVLLVVACPCALVISTPVTIVSGLAAAARKGILIKGGVYLEGGYKLDYLALDKTGTITHGKPVQTDYLALFPNMEDSAPALAASLAGRSDHPVSLAIANAAVDKNLAVHTVDNFEALTGRGVKGEINGEVYYLGNHRLVEELNLCSPALEKKLFALEKQGKSVVLLLDKSGPLALFAVADTVKDTSREAIQQLHDLGIKTLMLTGDNSHTAKAIADQVGIDQAQGDLLPTDKLQAIEALYAKGHRVGMVGDGINDAPALARSEIGFAMAAAGTDTAIETADVALMDDDLRKIPAFIRLSRQTSSILKQNIALALVIKAIFLAVTFLGMATMWMAVFADMGVSLLVVFNGLRLLRK from the coding sequence ATGAGCGACTCCATCCACACCCCGCACAAGCACGACCACGACCATGATCATGACCACGCGCACGATCACGGCCCCAAGCTCAAGCCTGTGCAGAAGCACGACCATGGCAGCCATGGCGATTCCTGCTGTTCCAGCAAGGCCGCGCCGACACTGGTGAAGCTGACCGAAGCCCCGACAGCGGGCTCGCGGCTGAGCACCTTCCGCATCGAAGCCATGGACTGCCCCACCGAGCAGACGCTGATCCAGAACAAACTGGGCAAGCTTGCGGGTGTGCAGCAGCTGGAATTCAACCTGATCAACCGCATTCTCGGCGTGACCCACGACCTGCCGACGACCGCGCCGATCATCGACGCCATCAAGTCCCTGGGCATGCAGGCGGATCCCATCGAGGAAGGCGTTACCCCGGCTGAGCCGCCGGCGAAGAAGCACTGGTGGCCGCTGGCTGTGTCCGGCGTGGGTGCTCTAGGTGCTGAAGTGCTGCACTTCACCAACGCAGCCCCGACGTGGGTGATCGCCCTGGTCGCGCTGATCTCGATCTTCAGCGGCGGCCTCACCACCTACAAAAAGGGCTGGATTGCCCTGAAGAACCTCAACCTGAACATCAACGCCCTGATGAGCATCGCCGTCACCGGCGCGATCCTGATCGGCCAGTGGCCGGAAGCCGCGATGGTGATGTTCCTGTTCACCGTGGCCGAGTTGATCGAAGCCAAGTCTCTGGACCGTGCACGTAACGCCATCAGCGGCCTGATGCAGATGACGCCGGAACAGGCCACGGTCCGTCAAGCGGACGGCAGTTGGGTTGAACAGGACGTTAAAGTTATCGAATTGGGCTCTATCGTACGGGTTCGTCCCGGCGAGCGTATTGGCCTGGACGGTGAAGTCACCTCTGGCCAGTCCACCATCGACCAGGCGCCGATTACCGGTGAAAGCCTGCCGATTGAAAAGACTGTGGGCGATAAAGTCTTCGCCGGCACCATCAATCAGGCCGGTTCTCTGGAATACAAAGTCACTGCAGCCGCCAACAACTCCACCCTGGCGCGGATCATCCACGCCGTGGAACAGGCCCAGGGCGCCCGCGCGCCTACCCAGCGGTTTGTCGACACCTTCGCCAAGGTCTACACCCCGGCGGTGTTCATCTTTGCCTTGGGCGTGGCGTTGATCCCGCCGCTGTTCATGGGCGGCGTGTGGTTTGAATGGGTTTACCGCGCGCTGGTGCTGCTGGTGGTCGCGTGCCCATGTGCACTGGTGATTTCCACTCCGGTGACCATCGTCAGCGGCCTGGCCGCTGCGGCGCGCAAAGGGATCCTGATCAAGGGCGGCGTGTACCTGGAGGGCGGTTACAAGCTCGACTACCTGGCCCTCGACAAGACCGGCACCATCACCCACGGGAAACCGGTGCAAACCGATTACCTGGCGCTGTTCCCGAACATGGAAGACAGCGCGCCGGCCCTGGCCGCCAGTCTGGCTGGGCGTTCCGATCACCCGGTGTCCCTGGCCATCGCCAACGCGGCTGTGGATAAGAATCTCGCCGTTCACACGGTGGATAACTTCGAGGCCCTGACCGGTCGCGGTGTGAAGGGTGAAATCAATGGCGAGGTCTACTACCTGGGCAACCACCGCCTGGTGGAAGAGCTGAACCTGTGCTCGCCGGCCCTGGAGAAGAAGCTCTTCGCCCTGGAAAAACAAGGCAAGTCCGTGGTCCTGTTGCTGGACAAATCCGGCCCGCTGGCGCTGTTCGCCGTGGCCGACACCGTGAAAGACACCAGCCGCGAAGCCATCCAGCAGCTGCACGACCTGGGCATCAAGACCCTGATGCTGACCGGCGACAACTCCCATACGGCCAAGGCGATTGCTGATCAGGTCGGCATCGACCAGGCTCAGGGCGACCTGTTGCCTACCGACAAGCTGCAGGCCATCGAAGCGCTCTACGCCAAGGGCCACCGGGTGGGCATGGTCGGCGACGGTATCAATGACGCCCCGGCCCTGGCCCGTTCCGAGATCGGGTTTGCCATGGCTGCGGCCGGTACCGACACCGCCATCGAGACCGCCGACGTGGCCCTGATGGATGATGACCTGCGCAAGATTCCGGCATTCATTCGGCTGTCGCGGCAAACGTCGAGTATCCTCAAGCAGAACATCGCCCTGGCCTTGGTGATCAAGGCGATCTTCCTCGCGGTGACCTTCCTTGGGATGGCCACCATGTGGATGGCGGTGTTCGCCGACATGGGCGTGAGCCTGCTGGTGGTATTCAATGGTCTGCGCCTGCTGCGCAAATAG
- a CDS encoding LysR family transcriptional regulator, with translation MLSAELKAFYMVARLGSITQAAKKLGLSQPTVTTQIRHLESQYSVELFYRGGRRLTVSDEGARLLPMVKALLQQEADIEFFLRNSGQVQGALRIAATAPYYILDLVKTFRERLPQVEVSVEIGNSQQVLEALDDYRVDVAASSQLLEDPRLIRRVLGMDPLVLAVHRNHPLAVLEHVPLTALAGHTLLMREPGSTTRRLTEEMLQGAGVSYGPLLEIGSRESIREAVLRNIGISIIARQEVPHDPQLRVLTIENAPQIPEYLYCLKERKGARLPAAFLGLAQEMSPL, from the coding sequence GTGCTGAGTGCCGAGCTGAAGGCGTTTTACATGGTCGCCCGCCTGGGCAGTATTACCCAGGCGGCGAAAAAGCTCGGGCTGAGCCAGCCCACGGTGACCACTCAGATTCGTCACCTGGAAAGCCAGTATTCGGTGGAGCTGTTCTACCGAGGCGGGCGCCGCCTGACCGTCAGCGACGAAGGCGCGCGGCTGTTGCCGATGGTCAAGGCGCTGCTGCAGCAGGAAGCGGACATCGAGTTTTTCCTGCGCAACAGTGGCCAGGTACAAGGGGCCTTGAGGATTGCCGCGACGGCACCTTATTACATCCTCGACCTGGTCAAAACCTTCCGCGAGCGGCTGCCGCAGGTCGAGGTCTCGGTGGAGATCGGCAATTCCCAACAGGTGCTGGAAGCGCTGGATGACTACCGCGTCGACGTTGCCGCCTCGTCCCAACTGCTTGAAGACCCACGCCTGATCCGCCGGGTGCTGGGCATGGACCCGCTGGTGTTGGCGGTGCATCGCAATCATCCGCTGGCGGTGCTTGAACATGTACCGCTGACCGCGCTGGCTGGGCATACCTTGCTGATGCGCGAGCCGGGGTCGACCACCCGTCGATTGACCGAGGAGATGTTGCAGGGCGCCGGCGTGAGTTACGGGCCGCTGCTGGAGATTGGCAGTCGGGAATCGATCCGTGAGGCAGTGCTGCGCAATATCGGCATCAGCATCATTGCCCGCCAGGAAGTGCCCCACGACCCGCAATTGCGCGTGCTGACCATCGAAAATGCGCCGCAGATTCCCGAGTATTTGTACTGCCTCAAAGAGCGAAAGGGCGCCCGATTGCCGGCAGCTTTCCTGGGGTTGGCCCAGGAAATGTCCCCTCTCTGA
- a CDS encoding putative 2-aminoethylphosphonate ABC transporter ATP-binding protein, with product MNTAMTNPGAPMKVRGVQKRFGAFTALDNVSLDVAAGELVCLLGPSGCGKTTLLRCIAGLERQDSGELYLGDRDVSLLAPQARDYGILFQSYALFPNLTVEANIGYGLTGSGRDEVRKRVGQMLELVGLVGSEKKFPGQLSGGQQQRVALARALAPAPSLLLLDEPMSALDARVREHLCTELRQLQRRLGITTLMVTHNQDEAMLMADRIAVMNNGKVEQYATPQEIYDRPATPFVAEFVGQGNWLPFSRNSASHAQVGGMNMRLAENSGAAKSGRLFCRPEAISVNPPVHEENLFPAKVREITFLGNRCRMSFELDQLPGHPLLAELAPEAMPRLGAQDIWVALPPRSLQVFA from the coding sequence ATGAACACAGCCATGACCAACCCCGGCGCGCCAATGAAGGTGCGCGGTGTGCAGAAACGCTTCGGCGCCTTTACCGCGCTGGATAACGTGTCCCTGGATGTCGCCGCCGGCGAACTGGTGTGCCTGCTGGGCCCGTCGGGCTGCGGCAAGACCACCTTGCTGCGCTGCATCGCCGGCCTGGAACGCCAGGACAGCGGCGAGTTGTACCTCGGCGACCGCGACGTTTCCCTACTTGCACCCCAGGCACGGGACTACGGCATTCTGTTCCAGTCCTACGCGCTGTTTCCCAATCTCACCGTCGAAGCGAACATCGGCTACGGCCTCACCGGCAGTGGCCGCGATGAAGTGCGCAAGCGCGTCGGGCAGATGCTGGAACTCGTAGGCCTGGTGGGCAGCGAAAAGAAATTCCCCGGTCAACTCTCCGGCGGCCAACAGCAGCGCGTTGCCCTGGCCCGCGCCCTGGCGCCGGCGCCGTCCTTGTTGTTGCTGGACGAACCCATGTCGGCCCTCGACGCCCGGGTTCGCGAGCATCTGTGCACCGAGCTGCGCCAACTGCAACGCCGCCTGGGCATTACCACCCTGATGGTCACCCACAACCAGGACGAGGCCATGCTGATGGCCGACCGCATCGCTGTGATGAACAACGGCAAGGTCGAGCAGTACGCCACGCCCCAGGAAATCTACGACCGCCCGGCCACACCGTTCGTGGCCGAGTTCGTCGGCCAGGGCAACTGGCTGCCGTTCAGCCGCAACAGCGCCAGCCACGCCCAGGTCGGCGGGATGAATATGCGCCTGGCGGAAAACTCCGGTGCCGCAAAATCGGGCCGTCTGTTCTGCCGCCCGGAAGCCATCAGCGTCAACCCGCCGGTGCATGAAGAAAACCTGTTCCCGGCCAAGGTCCGCGAGATCACCTTCCTCGGCAACCGCTGCCGCATGAGCTTTGAGCTGGACCAACTGCCCGGACATCCGCTGCTGGCCGAACTGGCCCCGGAAGCCATGCCGCGCCTCGGCGCCCAGGACATTTGGGTCGCGCTGCCCCCGCGCAGCCTGCAGGTGTTTGCCTGA
- a CDS encoding putative 2-aminoethylphosphonate ABC transporter permease subunit has product MARDMTLPIPDNVARQVSRAEVGDRIFVVGGKLLWLCLLGVAVLLPLLAIFWRGFSSEAGQGGGLVAARELVTSDNFHWLLGNSLKVSGSVAAIVVPLAYLFAYALQRTLIPGKAIWRGMSLLPLMAPSMLPGIALVYLFGNQGMLRGLLSDNIYGFWGIVLGEVIYTFPHALMILLSALSLADARLFDAASSMGASPARAFRSITWPATRQAVFAAFCLVFTLTITDFGVPVVVGGDYQVLALEAYKAVVGQQQFGRGALIGMVLLLPALFSFGVDAWLRRRHGDSMSGRAQVFQPAPSKLRDGCYLAIVLLICAILLLVFGMAVYSSLVKFWPYNLSLSLAHYQFEDTAGGGWLAYRNSITMALCTALIGSVLIFTGAYLMEKTKGQKGLNLALRMLSFVPMAVPGLVLGLGYVFFFNLNGNPLHVLYGTMTLLVVCTIAHYLTTAQMTATTALRQLDAEFEAAALSLKAPLYRHYLRVTVPICLPALLDIVRYLFVSAMTTVSAAIFLYSPDTILAAVAVLNMDDAGNVGGAAAMSTLILFTSAGVSLLLAWASRGLLRRSQAWRQTAPGQ; this is encoded by the coding sequence ATGGCCCGCGATATGACTCTGCCGATACCCGATAACGTGGCTCGTCAGGTTTCCCGTGCCGAAGTCGGCGACCGTATTTTTGTGGTCGGCGGCAAGCTGCTCTGGCTGTGTTTGCTGGGCGTCGCGGTACTGCTGCCGCTGCTGGCCATCTTCTGGCGCGGCTTCAGCAGTGAAGCCGGGCAGGGCGGTGGCCTGGTGGCGGCGCGGGAACTGGTCACCAGCGACAACTTCCACTGGTTGCTGGGTAACAGCCTGAAGGTTTCCGGCAGCGTGGCGGCCATCGTCGTACCGTTGGCCTACCTGTTTGCCTACGCCCTGCAACGCACGTTGATTCCGGGCAAGGCGATCTGGCGTGGCATGTCGCTGCTGCCGTTGATGGCACCGTCGATGCTGCCCGGGATTGCGCTGGTCTACCTGTTCGGTAACCAGGGTATGCTGCGCGGGCTGCTGTCGGACAACATCTATGGCTTCTGGGGCATCGTCCTCGGCGAAGTGATCTACACCTTTCCCCATGCCTTGATGATCCTGTTGTCGGCGCTTTCCCTGGCGGATGCACGCTTGTTCGACGCCGCATCGAGCATGGGCGCGAGTCCCGCCCGGGCGTTTCGCAGCATCACCTGGCCGGCGACCCGCCAGGCCGTGTTTGCCGCGTTTTGCCTGGTGTTCACCCTGACCATCACTGACTTCGGCGTGCCCGTGGTAGTCGGTGGCGACTATCAAGTACTGGCCCTGGAAGCCTACAAAGCCGTGGTCGGGCAGCAACAATTCGGCCGCGGTGCCTTGATCGGCATGGTCCTGCTGCTGCCGGCGCTGTTCAGCTTCGGTGTCGACGCCTGGCTGCGCCGCCGTCATGGCGACTCCATGAGCGGCCGCGCCCAGGTGTTCCAGCCGGCGCCGTCGAAACTGCGGGATGGCTGCTACCTGGCCATCGTCCTGCTGATCTGCGCGATCCTGTTGCTGGTGTTCGGCATGGCGGTCTACTCGTCGCTGGTGAAGTTCTGGCCCTACAACCTGTCGCTGTCCCTGGCCCACTACCAGTTCGAGGACACGGCCGGCGGCGGTTGGCTGGCCTACCGCAACAGCATCACCATGGCCCTGTGCACCGCGTTGATCGGCAGCGTGCTGATCTTTACCGGCGCCTACCTGATGGAAAAGACCAAGGGCCAGAAGGGCCTGAACCTGGCGCTGCGCATGCTCAGCTTCGTGCCGATGGCGGTGCCAGGGTTGGTGCTGGGCCTGGGCTACGTGTTCTTTTTCAACCTCAACGGCAACCCGCTGCATGTGCTCTACGGCACCATGACGCTGCTGGTGGTGTGCACCATTGCTCACTATTTGACCACCGCACAAATGACCGCCACCACGGCCCTGCGTCAGTTGGACGCCGAGTTCGAAGCCGCCGCATTGTCCCTCAAGGCGCCGCTGTACCGGCATTACCTGCGGGTCACCGTGCCGATCTGCTTGCCGGCGCTGCTGGACATCGTGCGCTACCTGTTCGTCTCGGCGATGACCACCGTCTCCGCCGCGATCTTCCTCTACAGCCCCGACACCATCCTCGCGGCAGTTGCCGTGCTGAACATGGACGACGCCGGCAACGTCGGCGGCGCGGCGGCCATGTCGACCCTGATTCTGTTCACCTCGGCGGGCGTGTCCTTGCTGCTGGCGTGGGCCTCACGCGGCTTGTTGCGCCGCTCCCAGGCCTGGCGCCAAACCGCGCCCGGTCAATAA
- a CDS encoding putative 2-aminoethylphosphonate ABC transporter substrate-binding protein, which produces MFKPLALAAAVLTAFSLNAFAAKTELTVYTALEAEQLKTYKQAFEKANPDIDIKWVRDSTGIITAKLLAEKARPQADVVWGLAASSLAILDQQGMLQNYAPKDLGKIGANYRDAANPPAWVGMDVWAATICFNTVEAEKQGLSKPVSWQDLTKPEYKGKIVMPNPASSGTGFLDVSAWLQTFGEKQGWQYMDDLHQNIGQYVHSGSKPCKLAASGEFPIGISFEYPAVQLKRQGAPLDIILPKEGLGWDIEATAVIKGTAHADAAQKLADFSASPAAMELYKENFAVLAQPGIAKPQTELPADYEQRLIKNDFAWASKNRDSILTEWRKRYDGKSEKQ; this is translated from the coding sequence ATGTTCAAGCCCCTGGCGTTAGCCGCTGCTGTGCTCACTGCGTTCAGCCTGAATGCCTTTGCCGCCAAGACCGAGTTGACCGTGTACACGGCCCTCGAAGCCGAGCAATTGAAGACTTACAAACAAGCCTTCGAAAAGGCTAACCCGGACATCGATATCAAATGGGTGCGCGACTCCACCGGCATCATCACCGCCAAGCTGCTGGCCGAAAAAGCCCGCCCGCAGGCTGACGTGGTCTGGGGCCTGGCGGCTTCCAGCCTGGCGATCCTCGACCAGCAGGGCATGCTGCAAAACTACGCACCCAAGGACCTGGGCAAGATCGGCGCGAACTACCGCGACGCCGCCAACCCACCGGCCTGGGTCGGCATGGACGTGTGGGCTGCGACCATCTGCTTCAACACCGTCGAAGCCGAAAAGCAGGGCCTGAGCAAGCCGGTGAGCTGGCAAGACCTGACCAAGCCTGAGTACAAAGGCAAGATCGTGATGCCCAATCCGGCCTCGTCCGGCACCGGCTTCCTGGATGTCAGCGCCTGGCTGCAGACCTTCGGCGAGAAGCAGGGCTGGCAGTACATGGACGATCTGCACCAGAACATCGGCCAGTATGTTCACTCCGGCTCCAAGCCGTGCAAGCTGGCGGCGTCAGGTGAGTTTCCGATCGGTATCTCGTTTGAATACCCGGCCGTTCAACTGAAGCGCCAGGGTGCACCGCTGGACATCATCCTGCCGAAAGAAGGCCTGGGCTGGGACATCGAAGCGACTGCCGTGATCAAAGGCACTGCCCACGCGGACGCGGCACAGAAACTCGCCGACTTCTCCGCAAGCCCTGCGGCGATGGAGCTGTACAAGGAAAACTTCGCGGTACTGGCCCAGCCGGGTATTGCCAAGCCGCAGACCGAATTGCCGGCTGACTATGAGCAGCGGCTGATCAAGAACGACTTTGCCTGGGCGTCGAAAAATCGCGACAGCATCCTGACCGAATGGCGCAAGCGCTATGACGGCAAGTCGGAAAAACAATAA
- a CDS encoding TIGR03364 family FAD-dependent oxidoreductase has product MTQLLIIGAGILGLSHAYAAAKRGLKVKVFERSATPLGASVRNFGQALVTGQPPGPMLDLARESREIWGQWAQLAGIQLKRNGSYLFARTEAEEHLLEAFYAGRALEHGYRVELLQGAALHGLYGGQFAHHRAALHGLDDQQLYSREAIPALINYLSRELNVEFHFSTLVRDIEPGQVHTTAGTFRGEQIIVCSGHDYQTLLAEQIAELHPQICRLQMLRARPAVALNLQHALLTGLSCVHYGAFADLPEAAPVQAEILRDVPHLHENGIHLLISPTPYGELIIGDSHHYGSDPSPFNAEQVDTWMIELAEHTLGCKIQVVERWQGVYGSRGPGPFSFLRAAPGVSAALMHTGVGMSVGPAMAERNITELWGSA; this is encoded by the coding sequence ATGACACAACTGCTGATCATCGGCGCCGGCATCCTCGGCCTTTCCCACGCCTACGCGGCCGCCAAACGCGGCCTCAAGGTCAAGGTCTTCGAGCGCAGCGCCACTCCATTGGGTGCTTCCGTACGCAACTTCGGCCAGGCACTGGTCACCGGCCAGCCGCCCGGGCCGATGCTCGACCTGGCGCGGGAAAGCCGCGAAATCTGGGGCCAGTGGGCACAGCTCGCCGGTATCCAGCTCAAACGCAACGGCTCCTATCTGTTCGCCCGCACCGAAGCCGAAGAGCACTTGCTTGAAGCCTTCTACGCCGGTCGCGCCCTGGAGCACGGTTATCGCGTCGAGTTGCTGCAAGGCGCGGCCCTGCACGGTCTGTACGGTGGCCAGTTCGCTCATCACCGTGCCGCGCTTCACGGCCTGGACGATCAACAACTGTATTCCCGCGAAGCCATCCCGGCGCTGATCAACTACCTGAGCCGCGAATTGAACGTGGAGTTTCATTTCTCCACCCTGGTGCGCGACATCGAACCCGGCCAGGTGCACACCACCGCTGGCACCTTTCGCGGTGAGCAGATCATTGTCTGCTCCGGTCACGACTACCAGACGCTGCTGGCCGAGCAGATCGCCGAACTCCACCCGCAAATCTGCCGCCTGCAAATGCTGCGCGCCCGGCCTGCGGTGGCGTTGAACCTGCAACACGCACTGCTGACAGGTCTCAGCTGCGTCCACTACGGCGCCTTCGCCGATTTGCCGGAAGCCGCGCCGGTGCAGGCCGAAATCCTGCGGGATGTACCGCATCTGCACGAAAATGGCATTCACCTGCTGATCAGCCCAACGCCTTACGGTGAACTGATCATCGGTGATTCCCACCATTACGGCAGCGATCCATCACCGTTCAATGCCGAACAAGTGGACACCTGGATGATCGAACTGGCCGAACACACCTTGGGCTGCAAGATCCAGGTCGTGGAACGCTGGCAGGGTGTCTATGGTTCCCGTGGCCCAGGGCCGTTTTCGTTCCTGCGGGCGGCGCCGGGGGTGAGTGCGGCGTTGATGCACACCGGCGTCGGTATGAGCGTCGGGCCGGCGATGGCCGAGCGCAATATCACTGAGCTGTGGGGGAGTGCGTGA